From one Leishmania major strain Friedlin complete genome, chromosome 33 genomic stretch:
- a CDS encoding beta tubulin: protein MREIVSCQAGQCGNQIGSKFWEVIADEHGVDPTGSYQGDSDLQLERINVYFDESAGGRYVPRAVLMDLEPGTMDSVRAGPYGQLFRPDNFIFGQSGAGNNWAKGHYTEGAELIDSVLDVCRKEAESCDCLQGFQLSHSLGGGTGSGMGTLLISKLREEYPDRIMMTFSVIPSPRVSDTVVEPYNTTLSVHQLVENSDESMCIDNEALYDICFRTLKLTTPTFGDLNHLVAAVMSGVTCCLRFPGQLNSDLRKLAVNLVPFPRLHFFMMGFAPLTSRGSQQYRGLSVAELTQQMFDAKNMMQAADPRHGRYLTASALFRGRMSTKEVDEQMLNVQNKNSSYFIEWIPNNIKSSICDIPPKGLKMSVTFIGNNTCIQEMFRRVGEQFTGMFRRKAFLHWYTGEGMDEMEFTEAESNMNDLVSEYQQYQDATVEEEGEYDEEEEAY, encoded by the coding sequence ATGCGTGAGATCGTTTCCTGCCAGGCCGGCCAGTGCGGCAACCAGATCGGCTCTAAGTTTTGGGAGGTGATTGCCGACGAACATGGTGTCGATCCGACTGGCTCCTACCAGGGTGACTCGGatctgcagctggagcgcatcaACGTGTACTTCGATGAGTCGGCGGGAGGCCGctacgtgccgcgcgccgtgctgatgGACCTCGAGCCCGGCACTATGGACTCCGTTCGCGCCGGCCCGTACGGCCAGCTGTTCCGCCCGGACAACTTCATCTTTGGTCAGTCCGGCGCTGGCAACAACTGGGCCAAGGGCCACTACACTGAGGGTGCGGAGCTGATCGACTCCGTGCTTGATGTGTGccgcaaggaggcggagagctgcgACTGCCTGCAGGGCTTCCAGCTGTCTCActccctcggcggcggcacgggctcCGGCATGGGCACGCTGCTCATTtccaagctgcgcgaggagtacCCGGACCGGATCATGATGACCTTCTCCGTCATCCCGTCCCCCCGCGTGTCGGATACCGTTGTGGAGCCGTACAACACGACCCTCTCTGTGCACCAGCTCGTGGAGAACTCCGACGAGTCCATGTGCAtcgacaacgaggcgctgtaCGATATTTGCTTCCGCACGCTGAagctgacgacgccgacgttcGGTGACCTGaaccacctcgtcgccgctgtgatGTCTGGCGTGacctgctgcctgcgcttccCTGGCCAGCTGAACTCTGACCTGCGCAAGCTTGCCGTGAACCTCGTGCCGTTCCCGCGCCTGCACTTCTTCATGATgggcttcgcgccgctgacgagccgcggctcgcagcagtaccgcggcctgtccgtcgcggagctgacgcagcagaTGTTCGACGCCAAGAACATGATGCAGGCCGCCGAcccgcgccacggccgctaCCTCACCGCGTCCGCGCTGTTCCGCGGCCGCATGTCGACcaaggaggtggacgagcagATGCTGAACGTGCAGAACAAGAACTCCAGCTACTTCATCGAGTGGATCCCGAACAACATCAAGTCGTCCATCTGCGATATCCCGCCCAAGGGTCTCAAGATGTCTGTCACCTTCATCGGCAACAACACCTGCATCCAGGAGATgttccgccgcgtcggtgagcagTTCACGGGTATGTTCCGCCGCAAGGCCTTCCTCCACTGGTACACCGGTGAGGGCATGGACGAGATGGAGTTCACGGAGGCCGAGTCCAACATGAACGACCTCGTCTCTGAGTACCAGCAGTACCaggacgccaccgtcgaggaggagggcgagtacgacgaggaggaggaagcctACTAG
- a CDS encoding beta tubulin: protein MREIVSCQAGQCGNQIGSKFWEVIADEHGVDPTGSYQGDSDLQLERINVYFDESAGGRYVPRAVLMDLEPGTMDSVRAGPYGQLFRPDNFIFGQSGAGNNWAKGHYTEGAELIDSVLDVCRKEAESCDCLQGFQLSHSLGGGTGSGMGTLLISKLREEYPDRIMMTFSVIPSPRVSDTVVEPYNTTLSVHQLVENSDESMCIDNEALYDICFRTLKLTTPTFGDLNHLVAAVMSGVTCCLRFPGQLNSDLRKLAVNLVPFPRLHFFMMGFAPLTSRGSQQYRGLSVAELTQQMFDAKNMMQAADPRHGRYLTASALFRGRMSTKEVDEQMLNVQNKNSSYFIEWIPNNIKSSICDIPPKGLKMSVTFIGNNTCIQEMFRRVGEQFTGMFRRKAFLHWYTGEGMDEMEFTEAESNMNDLVSEYQQYQDATVEEEGEYDEEEEAY from the coding sequence ATGCGTGAGATCGTTTCCTGCCAGGCCGGCCAGTGCGGCAACCAGATCGGCTCTAAGTTTTGGGAGGTGATTGCCGACGAACATGGTGTCGATCCGACTGGCTCCTACCAGGGTGACTCGGatctgcagctggagcgcatcaACGTGTACTTCGATGAGTCGGCGGGAGGCCGctacgtgccgcgcgccgtgctgatgGACCTCGAGCCCGGCACTATGGACTCCGTTCGCGCCGGCCCGTACGGCCAGCTGTTCCGCCCGGACAACTTCATCTTTGGTCAGTCCGGCGCTGGCAACAACTGGGCCAAGGGCCACTACACTGAGGGTGCGGAGCTGATCGACTCCGTGCTTGATGTGTGccgcaaggaggcggagagctgcgACTGCCTGCAGGGCTTCCAGCTGTCTCActccctcggcggcggcacgggctcCGGCATGGGCACGCTGCTCATTtccaagctgcgcgaggagtacCCGGACCGGATCATGATGACCTTCTCCGTCATCCCGTCCCCCCGCGTGTCGGATACCGTTGTGGAGCCGTACAACACGACCCTCTCTGTGCACCAGCTCGTGGAGAACTCCGACGAGTCCATGTGCAtcgacaacgaggcgctgtaCGATATTTGCTTCCGCACGCTGAagctgacgacgccgacgttcGGTGACCTGaaccacctcgtcgccgctgtgatGTCTGGCGTGacctgctgcctgcgcttccCTGGCCAGCTGAACTCTGACCTGCGCAAGCTTGCCGTGAACCTCGTGCCGTTCCCGCGCCTGCACTTCTTCATGATgggcttcgcgccgctgacgagccgcggctcgcagcagtaccgcggcctgtccgtcgcggagctgacgcagcagaTGTTCGACGCCAAGAACATGATGCAGGCCGCCGAcccgcgccacggccgctaCCTCACCGCGTCCGCGCTGTTCCGCGGCCGCATGTCGACcaaggaggtggacgagcagATGCTGAACGTGCAGAACAAGAACTCCAGCTACTTCATCGAGTGGATCCCGAACAACATCAAGTCGTCCATCTGCGATATCCCGCCCAAGGGTCTCAAGATGTCTGTCACCTTCATCGGCAACAACACCTGCATCCAGGAGATgttccgccgcgtcggtgagcagTTCACGGGTATGTTCCGCCGCAAGGCCTTCCTCCACTGGTACACCGGTGAGGGCATGGACGAGATGGAGTTCACGGAGGCCGAGTCCAACATGAACGACCTCGTCTCTGAGTACCAGCAGTACCaggacgccaccgtcgaggaggagggcgagtacgacgaggaggaggaggcctaCTAG
- a CDS encoding beta tubulin — translation MREIVSCQAGQCGNQIGSKFWEVIADEHGVDPTGSYQGDSDLQLERINVYFDESAGGRYVPRAVLMDLEPGTMDSVRAGPYGQLFRPDNFIFGQSGAGNNWAKGHYTEGAELIDSVLDVCRKEAESCDCLQGFQLSHSLGGGTGSGMGTLLISKLREEYPDRIMMTFSVIPSPRVSDTVVEPYNTTLSVHQLVENSDESMCIDNEALYDICFRTLKLTTPTFGDLNHLVAAVMSGVTCCLRFPGQLNSDLRKLAVNLVPFPRLHFFMMGFAPLTSRGSQQYRGLSVAELTQQMFDAKNMMQAADPRHGRYLTASALFRGRMSTKEVDEQMLNVQNKNSSYFIEWIPNNIKSSICDIPPKGLKMSVTFIGNNTCIQEMFRRVGEQFTGMFRRKAFLHWYTGEGMDEMEFTEAESNMNDLVSEYQQYQDATVEEEGEYDEEEEAY, via the coding sequence ATGCGTGAGATCGTTTCCTGCCAGGCCGGCCAGTGCGGCAACCAGATCGGCTCTAAGTTTTGGGAGGTGATTGCCGACGAACATGGTGTCGATCCGACTGGCTCCTACCAGGGTGACTCGGatctgcagctggagcgcatcaACGTGTACTTCGATGAGTCGGCGGGAGGCCGctacgtgccgcgcgccgtgctgatgGACCTCGAGCCCGGCACTATGGACTCCGTTCGCGCCGGCCCGTACGGCCAGCTGTTCCGCCCGGACAACTTCATCTTTGGTCAGTCCGGCGCTGGCAACAACTGGGCCAAGGGCCACTACACTGAGGGTGCGGAGCTGATCGACTCCGTGCTTGATGTGTGccgcaaggaggcggagagctgcgACTGCCTGCAGGGCTTCCAGCTGTCTCActccctcggcggcggcacgggctcCGGCATGGGCACGCTGCTCATTtccaagctgcgcgaggagtacCCGGACCGGATCATGATGACCTTCTCCGTCATCCCGTCCCCCCGCGTGTCGGATACCGTTGTGGAGCCGTACAACACGACCCTCTCTGTGCACCAGCTCGTGGAGAACTCCGACGAGTCCATGTGCAtcgacaacgaggcgctgtaCGATATTTGCTTCCGCACGCTGAagctgacgacgccgacgttcGGTGACCTGaaccacctcgtcgccgctgtgatGTCTGGCGTGacctgctgcctgcgcttccCTGGCCAGCTGAACTCTGACCTGCGCAAGCTTGCCGTGAACCTCGTGCCGTTCCCGCGCCTGCACTTCTTCATGATgggcttcgcgccgctgacgagccgcggctcgcagcagtaccgcggcctgtccgtcgcggagctgacgcagcagaTGTTCGACGCCAAGAACATGATGCAGGCCGCCGAcccgcgccacggccgctaCCTCACCGCGTCCGCGCTGTTCCGCGGCCGCATGTCGACcaaggaggtggacgagcagATGCTGAACGTGCAGAACAAGAACTCCAGCTACTTCATCGAGTGGATCCCGAACAACATCAAGTCGTCCATCTGCGATATCCCGCCCAAGGGTCTCAAGATGTCTGTCACCTTCATCGGCAACAACACCTGCATCCAGGAGATgttccgccgcgtcggtgagcagTTCACGGGTATGTTCCGCCGCAAGGCCTTCCTCCACTGGTACACCGGTGAGGGCATGGACGAGATGGAGTTCACGGAGGCCGAGTCCAACATGAACGACCTCGTCTCTGAGTACCA